A portion of the Liberibacter crescens BT-1 genome contains these proteins:
- a CDS encoding CpaF family protein, with protein sequence MFGKREKGIIQQKDITNVVNEEFEANNKLSDSFVTETPSSRAFKVVSDRSNVRDPNYHLVKAEIFETLIDMIDVSQLSQYDLEESRGEISSIVSDIINAKNILMSTAEQATILEDICNDVLGYGPLQPLLARDDIADIMVNGSNKIFIEVHGKTIATDISFRDNSQLLSVCQRIVNQVGRRVDESSPICDARLPDGSRVNVIAPPLSLDGPSLTIRKFKKESLTLDQLVQFGAITPEGAMVLKIIGRIRCNVLISGGTGSGKTTLLNCLTRYIDADERVITCEDTAELQLQQPHVVRLETRPPNIEGEGEVTMRDLVKNCLRMRPERIILGEVRGPEVFDLLQAMNTGHDGSMGTIHANTPRECLSRIEAMISMGGFSLPSRILREIISTSLNVIVQTQRLRDGSRRIINITEIIGMEGDVIITQDLIRYEIEGENSSGKLIGRHVSTGISRPRFWDRARYYGEEVRLALALDAMEKSLDT encoded by the coding sequence ATGTTTGGAAAACGTGAAAAGGGAATTATACAGCAAAAAGATATTACTAATGTTGTAAATGAAGAGTTTGAAGCTAATAATAAATTATCTGATTCTTTCGTGACAGAAACACCATCTTCTAGAGCTTTTAAGGTGGTTTCAGATCGATCAAATGTTCGTGATCCTAATTATCATTTAGTTAAAGCAGAAATATTTGAAACTCTCATTGACATGATTGATGTTTCACAGCTTTCTCAATATGATTTAGAAGAATCGCGTGGAGAAATTAGTAGCATTGTAAGCGACATAATTAACGCTAAAAATATTCTCATGTCGACTGCTGAACAAGCTACTATACTTGAAGACATTTGTAATGATGTCTTAGGGTATGGTCCTCTTCAGCCACTCCTTGCACGTGATGATATTGCTGATATCATGGTTAATGGATCTAATAAAATATTTATTGAAGTTCATGGTAAAACAATTGCAACAGACATCTCATTTCGTGATAATAGCCAACTTCTTTCTGTATGTCAACGAATTGTAAATCAGGTTGGTCGTCGGGTTGATGAATCTAGTCCTATTTGTGATGCGCGTTTACCTGATGGTTCGCGTGTAAATGTTATTGCACCTCCATTATCTCTTGATGGTCCATCCCTTACAATTCGTAAATTCAAGAAAGAAAGCTTAACGCTTGATCAACTTGTACAATTTGGTGCAATCACACCTGAAGGCGCTATGGTATTGAAAATAATAGGTCGTATTAGGTGTAATGTTCTTATTTCTGGTGGTACTGGTTCTGGTAAAACAACCCTTCTTAATTGTTTGACTCGTTATATAGACGCTGATGAGCGTGTTATTACCTGTGAAGATACCGCAGAATTACAACTTCAGCAACCGCATGTGGTGCGGTTAGAAACGCGGCCTCCAAATATTGAGGGTGAGGGTGAGGTTACTATGCGTGATCTCGTTAAAAATTGTTTGCGTATGCGTCCTGAGAGGATTATTTTGGGAGAAGTTAGAGGCCCAGAAGTTTTTGATCTTTTACAGGCAATGAATACAGGTCATGATGGTTCTATGGGTACTATACACGCTAATACTCCGAGAGAGTGTTTGAGTAGGATTGAGGCAATGATCTCTATGGGAGGATTTAGTCTACCTAGTAGAATTTTAAGAGAGATAATATCAACTTCTTTGAATGTTATTGTGCAAACACAACGTTTACGAGATGGTTCTCGACGTATTATAAATATCACTGAGATTATTGGTATGGAAGGTGACGTTATTATTACTCAAGATTTAATACGGTATGAAATTGAGGGTGAAAATTCTTCAGGAAAACTTATAGGACGTCATGTGTCTACAGGAATTTCTCGTCCACGTTTTTGGGATCGGGCTCGTTATTATGGTGAAGAGGTGCGTTTAGCATTGGCACTTGATGCAATGGAAAAATCATTAGACACTTAG